A genomic segment from Nitratiruptor sp. YY08-10 encodes:
- the rplA gene encoding 50S ribosomal protein L1 encodes MAKKHSKRYQQLLEKIEKGKIYSIDEAVKKVKELKSAKFDETVELALRLGVDPRHADQMVRGSVVLPHGTGKTVRVAVFAKGAKADEAKECGADIVGAEDLVEQIQNGNIDFDIAIATPDMMGLVGKIGRILGPKGLMPNPKTGTVTMDVCQAVKNAKAGQVNFRVDKKGNIHAGIGKASFSEEALKENLEAFVAQINKLKPAAAKGRYIQHAALSLTMSPAVELNTQELMDIKG; translated from the coding sequence ATGGCAAAGAAACACTCAAAAAGATATCAACAATTATTAGAAAAGATTGAAAAAGGAAAAATCTATTCAATCGATGAAGCTGTAAAAAAAGTAAAAGAATTAAAATCAGCAAAATTTGATGAAACAGTAGAATTAGCTCTTCGCCTTGGTGTCGACCCAAGACACGCTGATCAGATGGTACGAGGATCTGTCGTTCTGCCTCACGGAACTGGAAAAACTGTACGAGTCGCAGTATTTGCAAAAGGTGCCAAAGCGGATGAAGCAAAAGAGTGTGGAGCAGATATCGTTGGAGCTGAAGATCTAGTAGAACAGATTCAAAACGGCAATATAGATTTTGATATCGCTATTGCTACACCTGATATGATGGGTCTTGTTGGTAAGATTGGCCGAATCTTAGGCCCTAAAGGTCTTATGCCAAACCCAAAAACAGGTACTGTGACAATGGATGTATGTCAGGCAGTAAAAAATGCAAAAGCTGGACAGGTTAACTTTAGAGTCGATAAAAAAGGGAACATCCACGCCGGTATCGGAAAAGCAAGTTTTTCTGAAGAGGCTTTGAAAGAGAATCTTGAAGCATTTGTCGCTCAGATCAACAAGTTAAAACCAGCTGCTGCAAAAGGCCGATATATTCAACATGCGGCTTTGTCTCTTACGATGAGTCCAGCAGTTGAACTCAATACTCAAGAACTTATGGATATTAAAGGGTAA
- the rplJ gene encoding 50S ribosomal protein L10: MTRSQKEEVVQYLTEEFKNAAAIVDCDYKGMSVSELESLRRIAKEKGLKVRVVKNTLAMIALRNNGVEDFQLKDTNVLVWGDDLVDLAKTVTDFAKEHKDKFQIKQGYFEGEVADVSKIEAYSKLPSKEELLGMLLSVWTAPIRNLLYVWNAPKQNFVTVLENIRQQKES, translated from the coding sequence TTGACACGCAGCCAAAAAGAAGAGGTTGTTCAGTACCTCACAGAAGAGTTTAAAAACGCTGCTGCGATCGTCGATTGCGACTACAAGGGAATGAGTGTCTCCGAACTTGAGTCGTTAAGACGTATTGCAAAAGAGAAGGGACTCAAAGTAAGAGTCGTAAAAAACACTCTTGCAATGATTGCTCTTCGAAACAACGGCGTTGAAGACTTTCAACTCAAAGATACCAACGTTTTGGTTTGGGGCGATGATCTTGTCGATCTTGCAAAAACGGTAACTGATTTTGCAAAAGAGCACAAAGATAAGTTCCAGATCAAACAAGGTTATTTTGAGGGCGAAGTCGCTGATGTTAGTAAAATTGAAGCGTACAGCAAGTTGCCAAGCAAAGAGGAGCTTCTTGGTATGCTTCTATCTGTTTGGACTGCACCTATACGAAATTTGCTCTATGTATGGAATGCACCGAAACAAAATTTCGTAACTGTGCTTGAAAATATTCGACAACAAAAAGAAAGCTAA
- the rplL gene encoding 50S ribosomal protein L7/L12 — MACTREDVIEYISNLSVLELSELVKEFEEKFGVSAQPTVVAGAVAGGAAEGGAAAEEKTEFDVVLTDAGPKKINTIKVIRQVTGLGLKEAKEAAENTPTVIKEGVSKEEAEELKKQFEEAGAKVEIK, encoded by the coding sequence ATGGCTTGTACAAGAGAAGATGTAATTGAGTATATCTCTAATCTAAGTGTTTTGGAACTTAGCGAACTCGTTAAAGAATTTGAAGAAAAATTTGGTGTAAGCGCACAACCTACTGTTGTAGCTGGTGCTGTAGCTGGAGGCGCGGCTGAAGGTGGCGCTGCTGCTGAAGAAAAAACTGAATTTGACGTTGTTTTGACTGACGCTGGTCCTAAAAAAATCAACACTATTAAAGTGATCAGACAAGTAACTGGTCTTGGTCTTAAAGAAGCAAAAGAGGCAGCTGAAAACACTCCAACTGTAATCAAAGAAGGTGTGAGCAAAGAAGAAGCAGAAGAACTCAAAAAACAATTCGAAGAAGCTGGCGCAAAAGTAGAAATTAAATAA
- the rpoB gene encoding DNA-directed RNA polymerase subunit beta, whose translation MLNSLQSGSRLRVDFSKIPQELDVPNLLQLQKSSYENFLMADAKSRENSGIEKVFRSVFPIHDPHNRITLEYVGSEIIKPKYTVRECMERGITYSVSLKMNIRLILWERDEKSGEKTGVKDVKEQSIYVRDIPYMTDRTSFIINGVERVVVNQLHRSPGVIFKEEEASTSSGTMIHTAQIIPDRGAWLYFEYDPKDILYVRINKRRKIPSTILFRALGYSKLDILKLFYPITKIIVKDNKFFIEFRPEDFIGRVEFDVRDENGNLIVEAGKRLTKKKAQKLIEEGVKYIEFPLDVLMDRHLASPIIDQESGEVLYDTLTQLDEHKLKKILDLGIEEFEIVNDIASGKDRAIINSFIADQESLKLLKQTEGIEDENDLAAIRIYKVMRPGEPVTKETAKAFIQQLFFDPERYDITRVGRMKMNHKLGLDVPEYVTVLTSEDIIKTVQYLIKVKNGQGHIDDRDHLGNRRIRAIGELLANELHSGLVKMQKAIRDKMSTISGSLDELMPHDLINSKMITNTILEFFATGQLSQFMDQTNPLSEITHKRRLSALGEGGLVKERAGFEVRDVHPTHYGRICPIETPEGQNIGLINTLSTYAKVNELGFIEAAYKVVKDGKITDEIVYLTAAQEEGKIIAPANTEIIEGNEIKGDYVEARKDGEIILVEKSKVELIDLTPRMVVGVAASLIPFLEHDDANRALMGSNMQRQAVPLLRTEAPMVGTGMEKVVARDAWESIRAKRSGVVEKIDSENIYILGEDENGAYIDHYRLQKNLRTNQNTCFTQKPIVKKGQFVEAGQVITDGPNMDHAELALGKNMLVAFMPWNGYNFEDAIVVSERILRDDEFTSVHIYEKEIEARELKHGVEEITRDIPNVKEEEIEHLDESGIVKVGTYVKPGMILVGKVSPKGEVRPSPEERLLRAIFGEKAGHVVNKSLYCPQSMEGVVVDVKIFTKKGYDKDPRAIQAYEEEKERLSKEHHDKLLMIDREEMLKIISLLSKEPLEKDAKIKDKEFKAGQKISKEELSQINRFALNALVKSYAPEVQKKYNAIKTHFQNEKRKLTEEHEEKLAILEKEDILPSGVVKLVKVFIATKRKLKVGDKMAGRHGNKGIVSVIVPEIDMPYTKDGRIVDIVLNPLGVPSRMNIGQILEVHLGLIGKKLGEQIQEIFEAKRADFVKELRAKMIEIADVAKLMNAKETIEKMSDEELIEYARDWSKGVKFATPVFEGVTAEEFEKLYELAKMDLDGKTELYDGRTGEKFKERVTVGYMYMLKLHHLVDEKVHARSTGPYSLVTQQPVGGKALFGGQRFGEMEVWALEAHGAAHTLKEMLTIKSDDVEGRVAAYKAITKGEPIPQPGIPETLFVLTKELQSLGIDVEILDEVKDDEETGTN comes from the coding sequence ATGCTAAATAGTTTACAATCCGGAAGCAGACTTCGTGTAGATTTCTCCAAAATTCCACAGGAATTGGATGTACCCAATCTTTTGCAGTTGCAAAAGAGCAGTTATGAAAACTTTTTGATGGCGGATGCAAAAAGCCGCGAAAATAGTGGTATTGAAAAAGTTTTCAGATCAGTTTTCCCAATTCACGACCCTCATAACAGAATAACTTTAGAATATGTCGGCAGTGAAATAATCAAGCCAAAATACACTGTACGAGAGTGTATGGAACGAGGCATCACCTACAGTGTCTCTTTGAAAATGAACATCCGACTTATTCTTTGGGAACGGGATGAGAAGAGCGGTGAGAAAACTGGTGTGAAAGATGTCAAAGAACAGTCTATTTACGTTCGAGACATCCCGTATATGACAGATAGGACTTCTTTCATTATCAATGGTGTAGAGCGAGTCGTTGTGAATCAGCTTCATAGAAGCCCTGGTGTTATATTTAAAGAAGAAGAGGCTTCTACAAGCAGTGGTACGATGATTCATACAGCGCAAATCATTCCAGATCGCGGTGCTTGGCTCTATTTTGAGTATGATCCAAAAGATATACTGTATGTACGAATCAACAAAAGAAGAAAAATACCTTCTACGATACTTTTTAGAGCGCTTGGATACAGCAAACTTGATATTTTGAAACTTTTTTACCCGATTACAAAAATCATTGTAAAAGACAACAAATTTTTTATTGAGTTTCGTCCAGAAGATTTCATCGGGCGCGTTGAATTTGATGTGAGAGATGAAAACGGAAATTTGATTGTAGAAGCTGGCAAGCGACTCACAAAGAAAAAAGCACAAAAACTTATTGAAGAAGGTGTGAAGTATATAGAATTCCCACTCGATGTATTGATGGATAGACACTTGGCGTCTCCAATCATCGATCAAGAAAGTGGGGAAGTACTGTATGATACATTGACACAACTCGATGAGCATAAACTCAAAAAGATCTTGGATCTAGGTATTGAAGAGTTCGAGATTGTCAATGACATTGCAAGCGGAAAAGACAGAGCGATCATAAACTCTTTTATAGCAGATCAAGAGAGTTTGAAACTTTTGAAACAGACAGAAGGCATCGAAGATGAAAATGATTTAGCTGCCATTCGTATTTATAAAGTGATGCGACCTGGCGAGCCAGTTACAAAAGAGACTGCAAAAGCATTTATCCAGCAACTCTTTTTTGATCCGGAGCGATACGACATTACCCGTGTCGGTCGTATGAAGATGAACCATAAATTGGGGCTAGATGTTCCTGAATATGTGACTGTTTTGACAAGTGAAGATATTATCAAAACTGTACAGTATCTCATTAAAGTAAAAAATGGTCAAGGCCATATTGATGACAGAGACCACCTTGGGAACAGACGAATCCGGGCGATTGGTGAACTTTTGGCAAATGAGTTGCATTCCGGTCTTGTAAAAATGCAAAAGGCTATTCGAGATAAAATGTCTACGATCAGTGGCAGCCTAGATGAGTTGATGCCACATGATCTTATTAACTCTAAAATGATTACCAATACGATTTTGGAGTTCTTTGCAACTGGTCAGCTCTCCCAGTTTATGGACCAAACAAACCCACTGAGTGAAATTACGCATAAACGTAGACTTTCTGCCTTGGGAGAAGGGGGGCTTGTCAAAGAACGAGCGGGATTTGAAGTCCGTGACGTTCACCCTACACATTATGGCCGAATCTGTCCAATTGAGACTCCAGAAGGCCAGAATATCGGTTTGATCAATACCCTTTCAACCTATGCAAAAGTGAATGAACTCGGTTTCATCGAGGCTGCATACAAAGTGGTAAAAGATGGAAAGATTACCGATGAGATAGTCTATCTTACGGCTGCCCAGGAAGAGGGAAAAATAATTGCCCCAGCCAATACGGAGATTATCGAAGGCAATGAAATCAAAGGCGACTATGTAGAGGCGAGAAAAGATGGTGAGATTATTCTTGTTGAAAAAAGCAAAGTGGAACTGATTGACCTAACTCCACGAATGGTTGTGGGTGTTGCTGCAAGTCTTATTCCATTTTTGGAACATGATGATGCGAACCGGGCATTGATGGGTTCTAACATGCAGCGCCAGGCGGTTCCACTTCTAAGAACAGAAGCTCCTATGGTCGGAACCGGTATGGAAAAAGTGGTTGCAAGGGATGCGTGGGAGTCTATTCGAGCAAAAAGAAGCGGTGTTGTAGAGAAGATTGATAGTGAAAATATCTACATTTTAGGTGAAGATGAGAATGGGGCCTATATCGACCATTACCGTTTGCAAAAAAATCTTCGAACGAACCAGAACACCTGTTTTACCCAAAAGCCAATCGTCAAAAAAGGACAATTTGTAGAAGCCGGTCAAGTGATTACCGATGGTCCAAACATGGATCATGCAGAGCTTGCACTTGGCAAAAATATGCTTGTTGCCTTTATGCCTTGGAACGGATACAACTTTGAGGATGCGATTGTTGTAAGTGAACGAATCCTCAGAGATGATGAGTTTACTTCCGTTCATATCTATGAAAAAGAGATTGAAGCAAGAGAGCTCAAACACGGTGTAGAAGAGATTACACGGGATATTCCGAATGTCAAAGAAGAGGAGATCGAGCATCTCGATGAGAGCGGTATCGTAAAAGTCGGTACCTATGTGAAACCGGGAATGATTCTTGTTGGAAAGGTCTCTCCAAAAGGGGAGGTTCGACCAAGCCCAGAAGAGCGGCTTCTTCGAGCAATTTTCGGGGAAAAAGCGGGTCATGTGGTTAATAAATCCCTGTATTGTCCACAATCGATGGAAGGTGTCGTTGTTGATGTCAAGATCTTTACGAAAAAAGGGTACGACAAAGACCCACGTGCGATCCAAGCATATGAAGAGGAGAAAGAGCGGCTTTCCAAAGAGCACCACGATAAACTCTTGATGATCGATAGAGAAGAGATGCTCAAAATCATCTCTCTTTTATCAAAAGAGCCTTTGGAGAAAGATGCGAAGATCAAAGATAAAGAGTTCAAAGCAGGACAGAAAATTTCCAAAGAGGAACTTTCGCAAATCAACCGTTTTGCGCTCAATGCACTTGTAAAATCCTATGCGCCAGAGGTACAGAAAAAATATAACGCTATTAAAACCCATTTTCAAAATGAGAAAAGAAAACTGACTGAAGAGCATGAAGAAAAGCTTGCAATCCTTGAAAAAGAGGATATTTTACCAAGTGGTGTTGTAAAACTTGTCAAAGTTTTCATCGCGACAAAGAGAAAGCTCAAAGTTGGGGACAAGATGGCCGGACGACACGGAAACAAAGGTATTGTCTCCGTCATCGTTCCAGAGATCGATATGCCATACACAAAAGATGGACGAATTGTTGATATCGTCCTTAACCCGCTTGGGGTTCCATCACGGATGAATATCGGACAGATTTTGGAAGTCCATCTTGGATTGATCGGTAAAAAACTTGGCGAACAAATCCAAGAAATCTTTGAAGCGAAACGGGCAGATTTTGTCAAAGAGCTTCGAGCTAAAATGATTGAAATTGCAGATGTGGCAAAACTGATGAATGCAAAAGAGACCATTGAGAAGATGAGTGATGAAGAACTCATCGAATATGCACGAGACTGGAGCAAAGGGGTCAAATTTGCTACTCCTGTTTTTGAAGGGGTGACTGCTGAGGAGTTTGAAAAACTGTATGAACTTGCAAAAATGGATCTAGATGGTAAAACGGAACTCTATGATGGACGAACGGGTGAGAAGTTTAAAGAGCGTGTAACGGTGGGATATATGTATATGCTCAAACTCCATCACCTTGTCGATGAAAAAGTTCATGCACGAAGTACTGGTCCTTACTCACTGGTTACTCAGCAACCTGTAGGTGGTAAGGCACTCTTTGGAGGACAAAGATTTGGAGAGATGGAAGTGTGGGCACTTGAAGCGCACGGTGCAGCCCATACGCTTAAAGAGATGCTGACGATCAAATCAGATGATGTGGAAGGAAGGGTCGCTGCCTATAAAGCGATTACAAAAGGCGAACCTATTCCACAACCAGGTATTCCTGAGACGCTGTTTGTCTTGACAAAAGAGTTACAATCCCTTGGAATCGACGTAGAAATCTTAGATGAGGTAAAAGACGATGAAGAAACTGGTACCAATTGA
- the rpoC gene encoding DNA-directed RNA polymerase subunit beta', with protein MKKLVPIEIGEEKRPKDIKAIQFRLASPEKILSWSYGEVKKPETINYRTLKPERDGLFCAKIFGPIKDYECLCGKYKKMRYKGVVCEKCGVEVTTSKVRRSRMGHIELVTPVAHIWYVNSLPSRIGTLLGVKMKDLERVLYYEAYIVKNPGEAYYDFEKKNPVKKYDVLNEEQYQQLVQHFGDTGFDARMGGEVVKELLEEFDLVEAFEQLREEMKNTNSEAKRKTIVKRLKVIESFLNSGNRPEWMMLTVVPVLPPDLRPLVALDGGKFAVSDVNDLYRRVINRNQRLKRLLELDAPEIIVRNEKRMLQEAVDALIDNGRRGNAVKGANKRPLKSLSEIIKGKQGRFRQNLLGKRVDFSGRSVIVVGPNLRMDQCGLPKLMALELFKPHLLAKLEEKGYATTLKQAKKMIEDKDNVVWECLQEIVDEYPVLLNRAPTLHKLSIQAFHPVLIDGKAIQLHPLVCSAFNADFDGDQMAVHVPLTEEAIAECKILMLSSMNILLPASGRAIAVPTQDMVLGIYYLSKEKEGAKGTHKLFADINEVMTALESDYLDLNAKIRTKIDNQVIYTTAGRLIIKSILPDFVPVNLWNKVLKKKDIANLVDYVFKEGGPKITAEFLDNLKELGFKYSTVTGISISAYDIKVPDSKKRLIEEAKRKVKEIQQQFQAGLLTEQERYNKIIDIWTDTSNEVAKEMMELMKNDKDGFNSVYMMADSGARGSSAQIRQLAGMRGLMAKPDGTIIETPIISNFKEGLNVLEYFISTHGARKGLADTALKTANAGYLTRKLVDVAQNVKITMDDCGTHEGVEITDISVGNELIEPLEDRIFGRVLAQDIMDPITNEILFSEGTLLDEEKTRKIIEAGIKSVTIRTPITCKAEKGVCAKCYGLNMAEGKLVKPGEAVGIIAAQSIGEPGTQLTLRTFHVGGTASRSAEERQVVATKEGFIRYYNLKTYETEDGKIIVANRRNAAVLLVEPKIKALFDGELEVKPIHDEVLITLSNGEEKVRYSFKKSDFARPNELAGVSGKIEGKLYLPYESGTKVEAGESIVEIIKEGWNIPNRIPYAAILKVKDGAPVTQKIVSGAKGVVKYYKLKGDYLERFEGVKEGEKIEEKGLFAVIADEEGREAARHYIARGSIIEVADDQPVEKDTVIAMPAKSDKTVIAEWDPYSVPIIAEKEGVITFEDIIPGVTAVEQVDEFTGETRLTINEYIPSEYKPAIVLAPKDGSDIIRYVLDPKTAIYVQNGQEVKLAQTLAKTPKAAAKSKDITGGLPRVSELFEARRPKDPAVVAEIDGVVSFGKPSRGKQRIIITADTGQTVEYLIDKNRQILVHNGEFVHAGERLTDGTVSGHDILRTLGEKALMYYMVSEIQQVYRRQGVNISDKHIEIIVSQMLRQVKIVDSGDTKFIPGDLVSKKEFRKENEKILRLGGQPAIAEPILIGITRAAVSSDSVISAASFQDTTKVLTEASVSAKVDYLEDLKENVIIGRLIPVGTGLYKDRKVKVETVSQG; from the coding sequence ATGAAGAAACTGGTACCAATTGAAATCGGTGAAGAGAAAAGACCAAAAGATATCAAGGCGATACAATTTCGCCTTGCAAGCCCTGAAAAAATCCTTTCATGGTCTTATGGTGAGGTAAAAAAACCTGAGACTATCAACTATAGGACATTGAAACCGGAACGTGACGGGCTTTTTTGTGCAAAAATCTTTGGTCCTATCAAAGATTATGAGTGTTTATGTGGAAAATATAAAAAGATGCGCTATAAAGGCGTGGTGTGTGAAAAGTGTGGTGTTGAGGTAACCACAAGCAAGGTTCGACGAAGCCGAATGGGGCACATCGAACTCGTCACACCAGTTGCGCATATCTGGTATGTAAACTCTTTGCCAAGCCGAATCGGGACACTGCTTGGCGTGAAAATGAAAGATTTGGAACGAGTACTGTATTATGAAGCCTATATCGTCAAAAATCCTGGGGAAGCTTATTACGATTTTGAGAAGAAAAATCCGGTGAAAAAGTATGATGTTTTGAATGAAGAGCAGTATCAGCAGCTTGTTCAGCATTTCGGAGATACCGGATTTGATGCGAGAATGGGTGGCGAGGTTGTCAAAGAGCTTTTGGAAGAGTTTGATCTGGTCGAGGCTTTTGAACAGCTTCGCGAAGAGATGAAAAATACCAATTCTGAAGCGAAGCGAAAAACGATCGTAAAACGTCTCAAAGTCATTGAAAGCTTTTTAAATAGTGGCAACCGACCAGAATGGATGATGCTAACAGTCGTTCCGGTACTTCCACCAGATCTTCGACCGCTTGTTGCGTTGGATGGCGGTAAGTTTGCCGTGAGCGATGTGAATGACTTGTATCGAAGAGTAATCAACAGAAATCAGCGACTCAAACGACTGCTTGAGCTTGATGCACCTGAAATTATCGTTCGAAACGAAAAGCGAATGCTGCAAGAAGCAGTCGATGCTCTTATCGATAATGGCCGAAGAGGTAATGCCGTTAAAGGTGCAAACAAACGACCATTGAAGTCACTCAGTGAAATTATCAAAGGGAAACAAGGACGTTTTAGACAAAACCTTCTTGGTAAACGGGTCGACTTTAGTGGACGATCTGTTATCGTTGTAGGTCCAAATCTTCGAATGGATCAGTGTGGACTTCCTAAGTTGATGGCATTGGAGCTTTTCAAACCACATCTTTTGGCAAAACTTGAAGAGAAAGGCTATGCTACGACACTCAAGCAAGCCAAAAAGATGATTGAAGACAAAGACAATGTGGTTTGGGAGTGCTTGCAAGAGATTGTTGATGAGTATCCTGTTCTTTTGAACCGTGCACCGACATTGCATAAACTCTCTATCCAGGCTTTCCATCCTGTTTTGATTGATGGAAAAGCAATTCAGTTGCATCCACTCGTCTGTTCTGCGTTTAACGCAGACTTTGACGGTGACCAGATGGCAGTGCATGTACCGCTTACAGAAGAGGCGATAGCAGAATGTAAGATTTTGATGCTCAGTTCCATGAACATTTTGCTTCCTGCGTCGGGACGAGCGATCGCTGTACCTACACAGGATATGGTATTGGGAATTTACTATCTTTCTAAAGAGAAAGAGGGCGCAAAAGGAACGCATAAACTTTTTGCCGATATCAACGAAGTGATGACAGCACTGGAGTCCGATTATCTTGATCTCAATGCAAAAATACGAACAAAGATCGATAATCAGGTTATTTATACAACAGCTGGACGCCTCATTATCAAATCTATCCTACCAGATTTTGTACCAGTCAATCTTTGGAACAAGGTACTGAAAAAGAAAGATATCGCAAATCTTGTAGATTATGTATTTAAAGAGGGTGGTCCAAAAATTACAGCAGAATTTTTAGACAACCTCAAAGAGCTTGGTTTTAAATATTCTACAGTAACAGGTATCTCTATCAGTGCATACGATATTAAAGTTCCTGATTCGAAAAAGCGACTCATCGAAGAGGCAAAACGAAAAGTCAAAGAGATTCAGCAACAGTTCCAAGCGGGTCTATTAACAGAGCAAGAGCGATACAATAAGATCATCGATATCTGGACTGACACTTCAAACGAAGTGGCTAAAGAGATGATGGAACTGATGAAAAATGATAAAGACGGTTTTAACTCTGTTTATATGATGGCTGACTCAGGTGCTCGGGGTAGTTCGGCTCAGATCAGACAACTTGCCGGTATGCGAGGGTTGATGGCAAAACCTGATGGTACTATTATTGAAACACCAATTATTTCGAACTTTAAAGAGGGTCTGAACGTTCTTGAATACTTTATCTCAACGCACGGTGCGAGAAAGGGTCTGGCGGATACGGCTTTGAAAACAGCGAATGCGGGATACTTGACACGAAAACTTGTGGATGTTGCACAAAATGTGAAAATTACAATGGATGATTGTGGAACCCACGAAGGTGTTGAGATTACCGATATCTCAGTAGGAAACGAGCTTATCGAGCCATTGGAAGACCGAATTTTTGGACGTGTTTTGGCACAAGATATCATGGATCCGATAACCAATGAGATTCTCTTTAGCGAAGGAACACTTCTTGATGAAGAAAAAACGCGAAAGATCATAGAGGCTGGTATCAAGTCTGTAACCATTCGGACACCGATAACGTGTAAAGCGGAAAAAGGTGTTTGTGCGAAATGTTACGGCCTCAATATGGCTGAAGGAAAGCTCGTTAAACCTGGTGAAGCAGTTGGAATTATTGCTGCACAATCTATCGGGGAGCCAGGAACGCAGTTGACCCTACGAACATTCCACGTTGGTGGTACGGCAAGTAGAAGTGCGGAAGAGCGACAAGTTGTAGCAACTAAAGAGGGCTTCATCCGATACTATAACCTTAAAACATATGAAACAGAAGATGGCAAGATCATAGTAGCAAACAGACGAAATGCCGCAGTATTGCTTGTTGAGCCAAAAATCAAAGCTCTTTTTGACGGAGAACTTGAAGTTAAACCGATTCATGATGAAGTTTTAATTACTCTTTCCAATGGAGAAGAAAAAGTACGATATAGCTTTAAAAAGAGTGATTTTGCACGACCGAATGAACTTGCAGGTGTAAGTGGAAAGATAGAAGGAAAGCTCTATCTACCTTATGAAAGTGGTACAAAGGTAGAAGCGGGTGAAAGTATTGTGGAAATTATCAAAGAGGGATGGAATATTCCAAATAGAATCCCGTATGCCGCAATCCTAAAAGTGAAAGATGGTGCTCCTGTGACACAAAAAATCGTCAGTGGTGCCAAGGGGGTTGTGAAATATTACAAACTCAAAGGGGACTATCTTGAACGGTTTGAAGGTGTGAAAGAGGGAGAAAAGATCGAAGAAAAAGGTCTTTTTGCAGTGATTGCTGATGAAGAGGGAAGAGAAGCGGCAAGACACTATATTGCAAGAGGTTCCATTATCGAAGTTGCTGATGATCAGCCGGTAGAGAAGGATACAGTAATCGCAATGCCGGCAAAATCCGATAAAACGGTTATTGCAGAATGGGATCCATACTCTGTGCCTATCATTGCAGAGAAAGAGGGCGTTATTACGTTTGAAGATATCATTCCGGGTGTTACAGCCGTTGAGCAAGTAGATGAGTTTACTGGCGAAACTCGACTTACTATCAATGAATATATTCCATCAGAGTATAAACCGGCGATCGTATTGGCGCCGAAAGATGGCAGTGATATTATCCGGTATGTCCTTGATCCAAAGACCGCCATCTACGTACAGAACGGTCAAGAGGTGAAGCTTGCCCAAACATTGGCAAAAACACCAAAAGCTGCGGCTAAATCAAAAGATATTACCGGGGGTCTTCCAAGAGTAAGTGAGCTTTTTGAAGCAAGACGTCCAAAAGATCCGGCAGTTGTTGCTGAGATCGATGGTGTAGTGAGTTTTGGAAAACCTAGCCGCGGAAAACAAAGAATTATCATTACAGCCGATACCGGTCAAACTGTTGAGTATCTGATCGATAAAAATAGGCAGATACTTGTCCATAACGGAGAGTTTGTGCACGCGGGAGAGAGACTCACTGATGGTACGGTAAGTGGCCATGATATTCTAAGAACACTTGGTGAAAAAGCGTTGATGTACTACATGGTGAGCGAGATTCAGCAGGTATATCGACGCCAAGGGGTGAATATCTCTGATAAACATATCGAGATTATCGTATCTCAGATGCTTCGACAAGTGAAGATTGTGGATAGTGGTGATACGAAATTTATTCCTGGCGATCTTGTCAGCAAAAAAGAGTTTAGAAAAGAGAATGAGAAAATCTTGCGACTTGGCGGACAGCCAGCAATTGCTGAACCTATTTTGATTGGTATCACAAGGGCTGCAGTAAGCTCAGACTCTGTAATCAGTGCGGCTTCATTCCAGGATACGACAAAAGTCTTAACAGAAGCGAGTGTGAGCGCAAAAGTGGATTATCTCGAAGACTTGAAAGAAAATGTCATTATCGGACGACTCATTCCTGTGGGAACAGGTCTTTATAAAGATCGAAAAGTGAAAGTAGAAACTGTAAGCCAAGGGTAA
- the rpsL gene encoding 30S ribosomal protein S12 has translation MPTINQLVRKERKKVIKKSKSPALVKCPQRRGVCTRVYTTTPKKPNSALRKVAKVRLTSGYEVISYIPGEGHNLQEHSIVLVRGGRVKDLPGVKYHIIRGALDTAGVANRKKSRSKYGTKKPKS, from the coding sequence GTGCCAACAATCAACCAATTGGTAAGAAAAGAGAGAAAAAAGGTGATTAAAAAATCAAAATCACCAGCTCTTGTAAAATGCCCACAAAGACGAGGTGTATGTACGAGAGTGTATACAACAACACCTAAAAAACCAAACTCTGCACTTCGAAAAGTTGCAAAGGTTCGACTCACTTCGGGATATGAAGTGATTAGTTATATTCCAGGTGAAGGTCACAACCTGCAAGAGCACTCTATCGTACTTGTACGAGGTGGTAGGGTAAAAGACTTGCCAGGGGTGAAATATCATATTATTCGGGGTGCCCTTGATACTGCAGGTGTTGCAAACAGAAAGAAATCCCGATCGAAATACGGAACAAAAAAACCAAAATCGTAA